One Orrella dioscoreae genomic window carries:
- a CDS encoding PIG-L family deacetylase: MPALFHGASRLALAALACLAFALPAWSATRAPTLADCHGIKDLAFVAHLDDDLLFMNPDLASNIEAGGCVRVVYLTASDAGEGEGYMSGRERGVRAAYAYMARQADEWIAGTATLGQHTIARYALQGNPRVELWHLRIKDPWLGPGWGSLTPLSQVESAQGLKADTLGPTPDSYSRADLVATLAELIRRYAPTTVRRLDDTITVPYTALCWRCAGHSHPDHIASARLVREAMLQAPGNYAETGYIDYPSQEREINLAEAEIASKAEIFRRYAWNDYHYCKGPEGCQEPAGPAAAWVQRAYYVSRPDTPPRLQVDARGELLLLATGEANDAVNLWDANQRNWLTLGGRTASPLVSFSYPDASAGLFARDALGNLWVNRQQMDGAWQGWQAVRGARISHMPAVMSGKDTAAVAMGNDGQYYWTAPCHPGNCWNAWLALPALADALGDPVLARDAAGRYVVLALDRAGQLHATRQRQADPTAGWEAWRHVPAPRSDGGLAATRDADGHVVVYLRDRETRRLQRIDQVAAPKDAPNADALRWHAAKDLAVRYVGAPAVDADAYGNPIVAVLDRPDGRLWLVEHDVAAELPFDAGSPPALRFLHGTLYLAARHPGTRQRYDLRAREQDVWRTVQSLAELPAGGGSAFATPAAQPLARQ, encoded by the coding sequence ATGCCCGCCCTGTTTCATGGCGCCTCGCGCCTGGCCCTGGCCGCGCTGGCCTGCCTGGCCTTCGCCCTGCCCGCCTGGTCCGCCACCCGCGCGCCGACACTGGCCGACTGCCACGGCATCAAGGACCTGGCTTTCGTCGCCCATCTGGACGATGACCTGCTCTTCATGAATCCCGACCTGGCCTCGAACATCGAGGCGGGCGGCTGCGTGCGCGTGGTCTACCTGACCGCCAGCGACGCGGGGGAAGGCGAAGGCTATATGTCGGGCCGCGAGCGCGGCGTGCGCGCCGCCTATGCCTACATGGCCAGACAAGCCGACGAATGGATCGCCGGCACGGCCACGCTCGGGCAGCACACCATCGCCCGCTATGCCCTGCAGGGCAATCCGCGCGTGGAGCTCTGGCACCTGCGCATCAAGGACCCGTGGCTGGGCCCGGGCTGGGGCAGCCTGACGCCGCTCAGCCAGGTCGAGTCCGCGCAGGGCCTGAAGGCCGACACGCTGGGGCCCACGCCGGACAGCTACTCGCGGGCGGACCTGGTGGCCACGCTGGCCGAGCTGATCCGCCGCTATGCGCCCACCACCGTGCGCCGCCTGGACGACACGATCACCGTGCCCTATACCGCGCTGTGCTGGCGTTGCGCCGGCCACAGCCATCCGGACCATATCGCCAGCGCCCGCCTGGTGCGCGAAGCCATGCTGCAGGCGCCCGGAAACTATGCGGAAACGGGCTACATCGACTATCCCAGCCAGGAACGCGAGATCAATCTGGCCGAGGCCGAGATCGCCAGCAAGGCAGAGATCTTCCGCCGCTATGCCTGGAACGACTACCACTACTGCAAGGGCCCGGAGGGCTGCCAGGAGCCCGCCGGCCCCGCGGCGGCCTGGGTCCAGCGCGCCTACTACGTGTCGCGCCCCGACACGCCGCCTCGGCTGCAGGTGGATGCCCGGGGCGAACTGCTGCTGCTCGCCACGGGCGAAGCCAACGATGCCGTCAACCTGTGGGACGCGAACCAACGCAACTGGCTGACGCTGGGCGGCCGCACTGCCAGCCCGCTGGTGTCGTTCTCCTATCCCGACGCCAGCGCCGGTCTATTCGCGCGCGATGCGCTGGGCAATCTGTGGGTGAACCGCCAGCAGATGGATGGCGCCTGGCAAGGCTGGCAGGCGGTGCGCGGCGCACGCATCTCGCACATGCCGGCCGTGATGTCGGGCAAGGACACCGCGGCCGTCGCGATGGGCAACGACGGACAGTATTACTGGACGGCGCCGTGCCACCCGGGCAATTGCTGGAACGCCTGGCTAGCCCTGCCCGCGCTGGCGGACGCGCTGGGCGACCCGGTGCTGGCCCGCGACGCCGCGGGCCGCTATGTGGTGCTGGCGCTGGACCGTGCCGGCCAACTGCACGCCACCCGCCAGCGGCAGGCCGACCCGACCGCGGGCTGGGAAGCCTGGCGGCACGTGCCCGCCCCGCGCAGCGATGGCGGCCTGGCCGCCACGCGTGACGCCGACGGCCATGTCGTGGTGTATCTGCGCGATCGCGAGACGCGGCGACTGCAGCGCATCGACCAGGTGGCGGCCCCCAAGGATGCCCCCAATGCCGACGCGCTGCGCTGGCACGCCGCGAAGGACCTGGCCGTGCGCTACGTCGGCGCGCCCGCCGTGGATGCGGACGCCTACGGCAACCCCATCGTTGCCGTGCTGGACCGCCCCGACGGCCGCCTGTGGCTGGTGGAGCATGACGTCGCGGCCGAACTGCCCTTCGACGCCGGCTCGCCCCCGGCCCTGCGTTTCCTGCATGGCACGCTTTACCTGGCCGCGCGCCACCCCGGCACGCGGCAGCGCTATGACCTGCGCGCCCGTGAGCAGGATGTCTGGCGCACCGTGCAAAGCCTGGCGGAATTGCCCGCAGGCGGCGGCAGCGCGTTTGCCACGCCTGCGGCCCAACCGCTGGCACGGCAATGA
- a CDS encoding sensor domain-containing diguanylate cyclase, translating to MGLPPALPQINKNARIDLRALILLLSALIAVFVLGASIFASYWVQRKMLVDGTLETNRVYATKLATMTEGYLGSALRQLAFSADFYGRHFGERGALTQENEWLRRQVDYFNSTFLVDATGVVRAVAPANLTTLGTVLRTQGATQALRERQPAVSAPYMSAAGNLVVVLSHPIFSPTNGYLGYVGGSIYLQRRSGLSQLLGEHYYKDGSYLYVVDRQLTLLYHPDPARVGTVVRNNPLLDEAVVSGGDGVRRVTNSYGVDMLAGYATVPSTGWVVVAQRPYHQTLAPLDKLILTMVAIALPLTVLGGGLIWWLTLVIVRPLRSLAAGARSMGASEGSHDVGDVRAWYVEAFELKRALMVGIKLLDERIGKLQRDVQTDPLTKLSNRRLLGQTLALWQAERRSFAAIQLDIDHFKKVNDTYGHEVGDQVLTALADVIRSCARAGDVLCRTGGEEFLVLLPDTDLALAAVVAERLRQRVADAHFPLVGQVTVSLGVAEWTPQHEEDASLALGRADKQLYLAKQRGRNCVSQEGATR from the coding sequence TTGGGACTGCCTCCAGCGTTGCCACAGATAAATAAAAACGCGCGCATCGACCTGCGTGCGCTCATCCTGCTCCTGTCCGCGCTCATCGCGGTGTTCGTGCTGGGCGCCAGCATCTTTGCCAGCTATTGGGTGCAAAGAAAAATGCTCGTGGACGGCACGCTCGAGACGAACCGGGTCTACGCCACGAAGCTGGCGACGATGACGGAGGGCTACCTGGGTTCGGCATTGCGGCAATTGGCGTTCAGCGCCGATTTCTATGGCAGGCATTTCGGCGAGCGCGGCGCGCTGACGCAGGAAAACGAATGGCTGCGGCGGCAGGTCGATTATTTCAACTCCACCTTTCTCGTGGATGCGACGGGCGTGGTCAGGGCGGTCGCCCCCGCCAACCTGACGACCCTCGGCACGGTCTTGCGGACCCAGGGCGCCACGCAGGCGCTGCGTGAACGCCAACCCGCCGTCTCCGCGCCCTACATGTCGGCGGCGGGCAACCTGGTGGTGGTCCTGTCCCACCCCATCTTCTCGCCCACCAACGGCTACCTGGGGTATGTGGGAGGCAGCATCTATCTGCAGCGGCGCAGCGGCCTGAGCCAGCTGTTGGGCGAGCATTACTACAAGGATGGCTCGTATCTGTATGTCGTCGATCGCCAACTGACATTGCTGTACCACCCGGATCCCGCGCGGGTCGGCACCGTGGTGCGGAACAATCCCCTTCTGGACGAGGCGGTGGTCTCGGGTGGGGACGGCGTGAGGAGAGTGACCAACAGTTATGGCGTCGACATGCTGGCGGGTTACGCCACGGTGCCCAGCACCGGCTGGGTCGTGGTGGCACAGCGTCCCTACCACCAGACCCTTGCGCCCCTCGACAAGCTCATCCTGACCATGGTGGCGATCGCCTTGCCGCTGACGGTCCTTGGGGGAGGGTTGATATGGTGGCTCACGCTCGTCATCGTGAGGCCGTTGCGATCACTGGCCGCGGGCGCGAGAAGCATGGGCGCGTCCGAGGGCAGCCACGACGTTGGCGACGTGCGCGCGTGGTATGTGGAAGCCTTCGAACTCAAGCGCGCGCTGATGGTGGGAATCAAGCTGCTCGATGAGCGGATCGGCAAGCTCCAGCGGGATGTGCAGACCGACCCGCTCACGAAGCTGAGCAACCGCCGCCTGCTCGGGCAGACGCTGGCGTTATGGCAGGCGGAGCGCCGGTCTTTCGCGGCCATCCAGCTGGACATCGATCATTTCAAGAAGGTGAACGATACGTATGGCCATGAGGTCGGGGACCAGGTGCTGACTGCCCTGGCCGACGTCATCCGGAGCTGTGCCCGTGCCGGCGACGTGCTGTGCCGAACGGGTGGAGAGGAGTTCCTGGTGCTGTTGCCCGATACGGATTTGGCGCTTGCGGCGGTGGTGGCCGAGCGGCTTCGGCAACGCGTGGCGGATGCGCACTTTCCCCTCGTCGGCCAGGTCACGGTTTCGCTGGGCGTGGCGGAGTGGACGCCCCAGCACGAAGAGGATGCCAGCCTGGCCCTGGGCAGGGCGGACAAGCAGCTTTACCTGGCCAAGCAGCGCGGCAGGAACTGCGTGTCGCAGGAAGGCGCGACACGCTGA